One region of Fragaria vesca subsp. vesca linkage group LG4, FraVesHawaii_1.0, whole genome shotgun sequence genomic DNA includes:
- the LOC101310510 gene encoding pentatricopeptide repeat-containing protein At1g12300, mitochondrial-like, with protein MLKMMRKSVLSSSGCYSYRSSSSTRGMPFLHSTLVAALFHSQSSNPSKSRETNVGNRPLEARVSNVEDALKVFDEMLHRRPLPSVVRFTQILAPLVKLKHYPTVLSLNSQMLLCGIRPDHYTLAIVVNCYCRLNRMEYALSVLAHFFKLGLQPNVATFNTLINGFVLRNRVADAARLFSKMVVGGYCQPDVVTFSTLIKGFCVIGNNTAAIQLLGKMEANGCQPDRVTFTTIIDSLGKDALVDEAKNLFSEMIGRGIAPNVVTYTSLIQGVCNIGHWKEATRLLYEMASQGFFPDVFTFSILVDALCKDGMVVQAKSVVQIMIQRGIEPDTITYSSLMDGHCLRGEMDKAKQVFDLMVTKGFLVDVQSFNILINGYCKSKKIDKAYKIFKQMPLKGLVPDTITYTTLIDGFCKAGRLQEAEKLFSEMQDYGQLPNIRTYIIILDGLCNNQQLSEAIELLREMEGNKLKPNIVAYNIIIEALFKAGKIESATDVFSGLSSKGVLPDVWTYNIMIKGLCNGGILAEAEKLFREMEEKGCSANGCTYNTIIRGFINNNEISEAMALFQEMRRRGFSGDASTMELIVNLLLKDTVDPVLLAWLKDSVSS; from the coding sequence ATGTTGAAGATGATGCGCAAATCAGTTCTGAGTTCCTCTGGTTGTTATTCTTACCGCAGCAGCAGTAGCACAAGAGGTATGCCATTTCTTCACTCTACCCTTGTTGCTGCTTTGTTTCATTCTCAATCCTCAAATCCAAGCAAATCGAGAGAAACAAATGTAGGAAATCGACCTTTAGAGGCTAGAGTGAGTAATGTTGAGGATGCCCTGAAGGTGTTCGACGAAATGCTTCACAGACGTCCTCTGCCGTCTGTTGTCCGTTTCACTCAGATATTGGCTCCTCTTGTCAAACTCAAGCACTATCCAACAGTCCTCTCTTTGAATTCACAGATGCTTCTCTGTGGAATTCGTCCTGATCACTATACTCTGGCCATTGTCGTCAACTGCTACTGTCGTTTGAACCGAATGGAGTATGCCTTGTCTGTCTTGGCCCACTTCTTCAAATTGGGTCTTCAACCAAATGTTGCAACCTTCAACACTCTCATCAACGGCTTTGTTCTCCGAAATCGAGTGGCTGATGCAGCGCGACTGTTCAGCAAAATGGTGGTGGGAGGTTACTGCCAGCCGGATGTAGTTACTTTCAGCACATTAATAAAGGGCTTTTGCGTGATTGGAAACAACACTGCAGCTATTCAATTACTTGGCAAGATGGAAGCAAATGGTTGCCAGCCTGACAGAGTTACCTTTACCACCATCATTGACAGCCTGGGCAAAGATGCACTGGTTGACGAAGCAAAGAACCTCTTTTCAGAGATGATTGGTAGAGGTATTGCTCCCAACGTTGTTACTTACACCTCATTGATTCAAGGAGTTTGCAATATAGGCCACTGGAAAGAAGCTACGAGGTTGTTGTACGAAATGGCCAGTCAAGGTTTCTTTCCGGATGTATTCACCTTCAGTATCCTGGTTGATGCGCTTTGTAAGGACGGGATGGTCGTGCAAGCCAAAAGTGTTGTTCAGATTATGATTCAAAGAGGAATTGAACCTGACACTATTACATACAGTTCCCTTATGGATGGTCACTGTTTGCGAGGAGAAATGGACAAGGCGAAACAAGTTTTTGATCTAATGGTTACAAAGGGCTTCTTGGTTGATGTTCAGAGTTTTAACATTTTGATTAACGGATATTGCAAGAGTAAAAAGATTGATAAGGCTTACAAGATTTTCAAGCAAATGCCTCTCAAGGGACTTGTTCCTGATACCATTACTTATACCACTCTTATTGATGGTTTTTGTAAAGCAGGGAGACTACAAGAAGCAGAAAAGTTATTCTCTGAGATGCAAGATTATGGCCAACTTCCAAATATTCGAACTTATATTATTATACTTGATGGCCTCTGTAACAACCAACAACTTTCTGAGGCAATTGAATTGCTTAGAGAGATGGAAGGGAACAAGTTGAAACCAAATATTGTAGCTTACAATATTATCATTGAAGCTCTGTTCAAAGCTGGGAAAATTGAATCTGCAACAGACGTCTTCTCTGGTTTGTCATCGAAAGGAGTACTGCCTGATGTATGGACATACAATATAATGATCAAGGGACTTTGTAATGGTGGCATCTTAGCTGAAGCAGAAAAGCTGTTCAGAGAAATGGAAGAAAAAGGCTGTTCTGCTAATGGCTGTACCTATAACACAATTATCCGGGGGTTTATCAATAATAATGAGATATCGGAGGCTATGGCACTTTTTCAAGAAATGCGTAGGAGGGGTTTCTCTGGAGATGCATCAACTATGGAATTGATTGTTAATTTGTTGTTGAAGGATACAGTAGATCCTGTATTATTAGCATGGCTTAAAGATTCAGTCTCAAGTTAA